From the genome of Eucalyptus grandis isolate ANBG69807.140 chromosome 2, ASM1654582v1, whole genome shotgun sequence, one region includes:
- the LOC120290393 gene encoding insulin-degrading enzyme-like 1, peroxisomal isoform X2, with protein sequence MMKQSQLFIMLKMFECFSSYMQACAPIQLMTSGLVTLDEGVSYVYSTEGLNSNDENSALLHIIQIHQDDITLNVQLQLLAFIAWHEAFHQLRTVEQLGYVCLVTHRYDLGVHGLQFIVLSAVKVHRHTGPELS encoded by the exons ATGATGAAGCAGAGTCAATTGTTCATCATGTTGAAGATGTTTGAATGTTTCTCATCCTATATGCAAGCCTGTGCTCCAATCCAGCTCATGACAAGCGGACTCGTCACACTCGACGAGGGTGTAAGTTACGTCTACTCAACTGAAGGCCTAAACTCAAATGATGAGAATTCTGCATTGCTTCACATTATTCAG ATCCATCAAGATGACATTACTTTGAATGTACAACTTCAGCTTTTGGCTTTTATTGCATGGCATGAAGCCTTCCACCAGCTCAGAACAGTTGAGCAACTTGGTTATGTCTGTTTGGTCACACATCG ATATGACCTCGGTGTGCATGGCCTGCAGTTCATTGTTCTGTCTGCTGTGAAG GTACATCGACACACGGGTCCAGAGCTTTCTTGA
- the LOC120290393 gene encoding insulin-degrading enzyme-like 1, peroxisomal isoform X3, translating to MMKQSQLFIMLKMFECFSSYMQACAPIQLMTSGLVTLDEGVSYVYSTEGLNSNDENSALLHIIQLLAFIAWHEAFHQLRTVEQLGYVCLVTHRYDLGVHGLQFIVLSAVKVYHKVLCVLTASSPLTPSLC from the exons ATGATGAAGCAGAGTCAATTGTTCATCATGTTGAAGATGTTTGAATGTTTCTCATCCTATATGCAAGCCTGTGCTCCAATCCAGCTCATGACAAGCGGACTCGTCACACTCGACGAGGGTGTAAGTTACGTCTACTCAACTGAAGGCCTAAACTCAAATGATGAGAATTCTGCATTGCTTCACATTATTCAG CTTTTGGCTTTTATTGCATGGCATGAAGCCTTCCACCAGCTCAGAACAGTTGAGCAACTTGGTTATGTCTGTTTGGTCACACATCG ATATGACCTCGGTGTGCATGGCCTGCAGTTCATTGTTCTGTCTGCTGTGAAGGTATACCACAAGGTTCTCTGTGTTTTGACTGCCTCATCACCTTTAACTCCTTCACTTTGTTAA
- the LOC120290393 gene encoding insulin-degrading enzyme-like 1, peroxisomal isoform X1 has translation MMKQSQLFIMLKMFECFSSYMQACAPIQLMTSGLVTLDEGVSYVYSTEGLNSNDENSALLHIIQIHQDDITLNVQLQLLAFIAWHEAFHQLRTVEQLGYVCLVTHRYDLGVHGLQFIVLSAVKVYHKVLCVLTASSPLTPSLC, from the exons ATGATGAAGCAGAGTCAATTGTTCATCATGTTGAAGATGTTTGAATGTTTCTCATCCTATATGCAAGCCTGTGCTCCAATCCAGCTCATGACAAGCGGACTCGTCACACTCGACGAGGGTGTAAGTTACGTCTACTCAACTGAAGGCCTAAACTCAAATGATGAGAATTCTGCATTGCTTCACATTATTCAG ATCCATCAAGATGACATTACTTTGAATGTACAACTTCAGCTTTTGGCTTTTATTGCATGGCATGAAGCCTTCCACCAGCTCAGAACAGTTGAGCAACTTGGTTATGTCTGTTTGGTCACACATCG ATATGACCTCGGTGTGCATGGCCTGCAGTTCATTGTTCTGTCTGCTGTGAAGGTATACCACAAGGTTCTCTGTGTTTTGACTGCCTCATCACCTTTAACTCCTTCACTTTGTTAA